One window from the genome of Vagococcus entomophilus encodes:
- a CDS encoding MBL fold metallo-hydrolase, translating to MGETPSFKVSILASGSTGNSLYIETDKKKLLVDAGLSGKKVTNLLQQIGHSPEELDGILVTHEHRDHIHGVGVLARKYHLDVFANEKTWQAMAPLIGEVKNEQKHLFEMEAIKTFGDMDIESFGVSHDAAQPQFYRFHRNGKSFVMLTDTGYCSDRVRGIIRNADAYLFESNHDIEMLRMGSYPWSTKQRILGDKGHLSNEDGALVMTDIIGNKTKKIFLGHLSKENNFKELAHMTMENTLMEHGLGVNHDFVVCDTDPELPTELFAI from the coding sequence ATGGGAGAAACGCCGTCTTTTAAAGTCAGTATTCTGGCAAGTGGAAGTACCGGAAATTCTTTATATATAGAAACCGATAAGAAAAAATTACTCGTAGATGCTGGTTTGAGCGGAAAAAAAGTAACGAACTTGTTACAACAAATAGGACATTCTCCAGAAGAATTAGATGGAATTTTGGTGACACATGAGCATCGTGATCACATACACGGTGTTGGCGTTCTAGCTAGAAAGTATCATCTAGATGTCTTTGCAAATGAAAAAACTTGGCAAGCAATGGCTCCTTTAATCGGGGAAGTAAAAAATGAGCAAAAACATTTGTTTGAGATGGAAGCAATTAAAACATTTGGTGACATGGATATTGAAAGTTTTGGTGTTTCACATGATGCGGCGCAGCCACAATTTTACCGATTTCATCGCAATGGCAAATCATTTGTGATGCTGACAGATACTGGGTATTGCAGTGACAGGGTGCGTGGAATCATTCGAAATGCGGATGCTTATTTGTTTGAGAGTAATCATGATATTGAGATGCTGCGCATGGGGTCGTATCCTTGGAGTACGAAACAGCGTATTTTGGGAGATAAAGGCCATCTTTCAAATGAAGATGGTGCGTTAGTGATGACTGATATTATCGGGAATAAAACCAAAAAAATATTTTTAGGACATTTAAGCAAAGAGAATAACTTCAAGGAGCTTGCGCACATGACCATGGAAAATACCCTGATGGAGCATGGACTAGGGGTTAATCATGACTTTGTTGTCTGTGACACCGATCCAGAATTACCAACTGAATTATTTGCTATTTAA
- a CDS encoding two-component system regulatory protein YycI: protein MDFRRIELIFLFVFCGLNLFLYTSYKNSVTETMTPETNLSTTLEKRLANDNISYSGNFSTEQQSGYYLTGEQSNLFSKVNQLKNQSYKIEENKLVGTFYTSEEVTVKSKDSKKKFGDFIKKPENIISGSSYTFSEKASQVDGQLVYVENWEGIPFNDDTAKLTLLVTEDSHKNMTLTGYEQEHIENIEPLREKQGLISERDAIITLYMNMKLPAESKIKWTQLAYTRIFTAQNKNVYIPVWFVAIQTNKSSVQVERVNAFTNTILSSSVSDVKK, encoded by the coding sequence ATGGATTTTCGCAGGATTGAGCTGATTTTTTTGTTTGTCTTTTGTGGTCTTAACTTATTTCTATATACGAGTTATAAAAATAGTGTGACGGAAACAATGACACCAGAAACTAATTTGTCGACTACCTTAGAAAAAAGATTAGCCAATGATAATATAAGTTATAGTGGAAATTTTTCGACAGAACAACAGTCAGGCTATTATCTAACTGGCGAGCAGAGCAATTTGTTCTCAAAAGTTAATCAATTAAAAAATCAATCCTATAAAATTGAAGAGAACAAATTAGTGGGGACTTTTTATACAAGTGAGGAAGTAACGGTCAAATCTAAAGACAGTAAAAAGAAGTTTGGCGATTTTATTAAGAAGCCTGAGAATATTATTTCTGGGAGTTCCTACACTTTTTCTGAAAAAGCTTCGCAAGTAGATGGGCAATTAGTATATGTTGAAAATTGGGAAGGGATTCCTTTCAATGATGATACGGCAAAATTAACACTGCTTGTGACAGAAGATAGCCATAAAAATATGACGCTTACAGGGTACGAGCAAGAACATATCGAAAATATTGAGCCTTTGAGGGAAAAACAGGGTTTAATCTCGGAACGCGATGCAATCATTACCTTATATATGAATATGAAGTTGCCTGCAGAGTCCAAAATAAAATGGACACAGCTCGCGTACACACGTATCTTTACTGCACAAAATAAGAATGTCTATATTCCAGTCTGGTTTGTCGCGATTCAAACGAATAAAAGTAGTGTACAGGTAGAGAGAGTCAACGCCTTTACGAACACGATTTTATCAAGCAGTGTTTCAGATGTAAAAAAATAG
- the yycF gene encoding response regulator YycF encodes MKKILVVDDEKPISDIVKFNLTKEGYEVFTAYDGEEAVTMVKEVEPDLILLDLMLPKIDGLEVCRQVRKDYDIPIIMVTAKDSEIDKVLGLELGADDYVTKPFSNRELVARVKANLRRHGATNNKVQEEDESNELEIGALVIHPDAYIVSKRGETIELTHREFELLHYLAKHLGQVMTREHLLQTVWGYDYFGDVRTVDVTVRRLREKIEDNPSHPGWLVTRRGVGYYLRNPEQD; translated from the coding sequence ATGAAAAAAATTTTAGTTGTGGATGACGAAAAGCCGATTTCAGATATTGTCAAATTTAATTTAACCAAAGAAGGCTATGAAGTATTTACAGCGTATGACGGTGAAGAAGCTGTAACAATGGTCAAAGAAGTTGAGCCTGATTTGATTTTGTTAGATTTGATGCTACCAAAAATTGATGGTCTGGAGGTATGTAGACAAGTCCGCAAAGACTATGATATTCCAATTATTATGGTCACAGCAAAAGACTCTGAGATTGATAAAGTTTTAGGCTTAGAGTTGGGTGCAGATGACTATGTGACCAAACCCTTTTCTAATCGTGAATTAGTAGCTAGGGTAAAAGCGAATCTTAGAAGACATGGCGCAACTAACAATAAAGTTCAAGAAGAAGACGAGTCCAATGAGCTAGAGATTGGTGCACTGGTTATTCATCCTGATGCCTATATAGTATCTAAGCGAGGTGAAACGATTGAACTAACACATAGAGAATTTGAATTGCTTCATTATCTCGCCAAGCATCTAGGACAAGTTATGACAAGAGAGCATCTCTTGCAAACGGTTTGGGGCTACGATTATTTTGGTGATGTGCGGACAGTTGATGTGACCGTACGAAGACTACGTGAAAAGATAGAAGACAACCCCAGTCATCCTGGATGGTTAGTGACAAGACGGGGCGTTGGTTATTATTTGCGAAATCCAGAGCAAGATTAA
- the walK gene encoding cell wall metabolism sensor histidine kinase WalK, whose protein sequence is MKKRIHSFQTVNFKIAVVFVLLLLIFVEIIGAIFIRQLERTTINNFESSLNSSVDTLATNISSELSKSDQSTNKATIRRMLAEFAKSEILEARVVDDKGIVVATSDGNQQSIVGKKNDSDYGLSNGLTQKRQEAKDPKTGKLIYVNVQQIYSPTGDTALGILYVKSDIASKYEEVQSVALIFFSASMIALAISMVLALLVARNITKPIAEMQQYAVKIAQGDYSGKVKIYGQDELGQLGETFNELSVRISEAQETLEAERHRLDSVLSHMSDGVIATDRRGKVIIINEMALMLLNVNNEEAIGQPIVELLNIQKEHTLRSLLESQVEMHLNVPTSEGREMILRAEFSMIRRESGFISGLVCVLHDVTEQEKNERERREFVSNVSHELRTPLTSTRSYVEALNDGAWQDKEIAPQFLNVIQEETDRMIRMINDLLRLSRMDAQKEPLRMELINLNELLNFVLDRFDMMIKSKNQPYSIRREFTNRSIWVDADADKMIQVLDNILNNALKYSPMGGTITCRLIETHRNVVISISDQGLGIPKKDLTRVFDRFYRVDKARSREMGGSGLGLAITKEVVKEHGGAIWAESKEGKGSTFYISLPYEPYEEDLWL, encoded by the coding sequence ATGAAAAAACGAATCCATTCTTTTCAGACGGTCAATTTTAAAATTGCCGTCGTATTTGTTTTGTTATTGCTGATTTTTGTTGAAATTATTGGGGCAATTTTCATCAGACAGCTAGAGCGAACCACCATCAATAATTTTGAAAGTAGCTTGAATAGCTCAGTAGATACGCTAGCAACAAACATCAGTAGCGAGTTGAGCAAGAGCGATCAAAGTACGAATAAAGCGACCATTCGGAGGATGCTAGCAGAGTTTGCTAAAAGCGAAATTCTCGAAGCGAGAGTGGTGGATGATAAAGGAATTGTAGTGGCAACAAGCGATGGAAATCAGCAAAGCATCGTAGGAAAGAAAAATGACAGTGATTATGGTCTTAGTAATGGCTTAACCCAAAAAAGACAAGAAGCCAAAGACCCAAAAACTGGAAAATTGATTTATGTCAATGTCCAACAAATTTATTCACCAACTGGTGATACAGCACTTGGTATTTTGTATGTCAAAAGTGACATTGCTAGTAAGTACGAAGAAGTACAAAGTGTGGCGTTGATCTTTTTCTCCGCTTCAATGATTGCCTTGGCGATTAGTATGGTGCTGGCATTATTAGTTGCGCGAAATATCACCAAGCCCATCGCTGAAATGCAGCAGTATGCGGTGAAAATAGCTCAGGGCGATTACTCTGGAAAAGTTAAAATTTATGGGCAAGATGAGTTGGGTCAGTTGGGTGAAACATTCAACGAGTTATCTGTTCGGATTTCTGAGGCGCAAGAAACTTTAGAAGCTGAAAGGCACCGTTTGGACAGTGTTCTTTCGCATATGTCTGATGGCGTGATTGCGACAGACAGGCGAGGAAAAGTTATTATCATCAATGAAATGGCACTAATGCTATTAAATGTTAATAACGAAGAAGCGATTGGGCAACCGATTGTTGAACTATTGAACATTCAAAAAGAGCATACTTTACGTTCACTTTTGGAATCTCAAGTTGAGATGCATCTCAATGTTCCAACAAGTGAAGGACGAGAAATGATATTGCGAGCTGAATTTTCAATGATTCGTCGTGAATCGGGCTTTATTAGTGGCTTGGTTTGTGTTTTACATGATGTCACGGAGCAAGAAAAAAACGAGCGTGAACGCAGAGAGTTTGTTTCGAATGTCTCTCATGAATTGCGCACACCGCTTACGAGTACTCGTAGCTATGTAGAAGCGCTAAATGATGGTGCATGGCAAGACAAAGAAATTGCACCACAGTTTTTAAATGTGATCCAAGAAGAAACCGATCGAATGATTCGAATGATTAATGATTTACTTCGTTTGTCAAGGATGGACGCGCAAAAAGAACCTTTGCGGATGGAGCTGATCAATTTAAATGAGTTGTTGAACTTTGTTTTAGATCGTTTCGATATGATGATCAAAAGTAAAAATCAACCCTATAGTATCAGGCGTGAATTTACAAATCGTTCTATTTGGGTGGATGCAGATGCAGATAAAATGATTCAAGTTTTGGATAATATTCTAAACAATGCTCTGAAATATTCTCCAATGGGTGGAACCATTACCTGTCGATTGATTGAGACTCACCGTAATGTTGTCATCAGTATTTCGGATCAAGGACTTGGAATTCCAAAGAAAGACTTAACCCGTGTATTTGATCGCTTTTATCGTGTCGATAAAGCACGTTCAAGAGAAATGGGTGGGTCTGGATTAGGACTTGCTATTACAAAAGAGGTAGTGAAAGAGCATGGTGGTGCCATCTGGGCAGAGAGCAAAGAAGGGAAAGGTTCTACATTCTATATCTCGTTACCTTACGAACCCTATGAGGAGGATTTGTGGCTATGA
- a CDS encoding Hsp70 family protein → MKKIGIDLGTSNSLVSFWNGEQSELIPNQFGEYLTPSAVGINEKKEIVVGSIAKERQFTHPHKTATTFKRFIGTEKKYTLGDKEFSSTELSALILKSLKQDAENFFGEPCSEAIISVPAYFNNIQREATKQAAQLAGLNVQQLVSEPTAAAVAYGLHREDDQTIIVIDLGGGTFDVSLLELFEGILQVEAIAGDNQLGGEDFTRILMLDFLQQNSLEKLVLTTQEQALLYSKMEHVKLALSIHEAVKIEITLKDTIYRYSTDIKKYEQLCEKLLGRIRRPIIRAIHDANKTLTEIDRVVLVGGATKSPMIRNFIGKLLKIFPYTKLAPDETVAYGVGIQASMKSDLMLKDEMILTDVCAHTLGVDSMSKNIHGEWIDGIFSPIIERNTSIPVSKQRTYYTVIDNQKEIVFPIYQGENPRSSDNLKIGEISMKLPQKSAGYPIDIRFTYDQNGLLEVIVKDAAANSEKRLVIEENPGSLTSEEIDSALEKLAGLKIHPKNRSENQLIIARLERLYMEFIGERRNYIQHLLIQFKALLDEQDEKLLEEQLVEYNQIIMTLEQELLL, encoded by the coding sequence ATGAAGAAAATTGGGATTGATCTAGGCACATCAAACAGCTTAGTTAGTTTTTGGAATGGTGAACAATCTGAACTTATTCCAAATCAGTTTGGTGAATACTTAACACCATCTGCTGTAGGAATTAACGAAAAAAAAGAAATAGTAGTTGGGTCGATTGCTAAAGAACGACAATTCACTCATCCACACAAAACAGCAACCACATTTAAAAGATTTATTGGTACAGAAAAAAAATATACTCTTGGTGATAAAGAATTTTCATCAACCGAATTATCGGCATTAATTCTAAAAAGTCTTAAACAGGATGCTGAAAATTTTTTTGGAGAACCATGTAGTGAAGCTATCATCAGTGTTCCAGCTTATTTTAACAATATTCAAAGAGAAGCTACTAAACAAGCGGCTCAATTAGCGGGGCTTAACGTTCAGCAGCTCGTGAGTGAGCCTACTGCAGCTGCTGTTGCTTACGGATTACATAGAGAAGATGATCAAACAATAATAGTTATTGACTTGGGGGGTGGCACATTCGATGTGTCCTTGTTAGAACTTTTTGAAGGCATTCTGCAAGTCGAGGCAATTGCTGGTGATAATCAATTAGGTGGAGAGGATTTTACTAGAATTTTAATGCTGGATTTTTTACAGCAAAATAGTCTCGAAAAATTAGTATTAACCACTCAGGAACAAGCATTACTTTATAGTAAAATGGAGCACGTCAAACTAGCTTTAAGTATTCATGAGGCTGTAAAAATCGAAATTACTCTTAAAGATACAATTTACAGGTATTCAACTGACATTAAAAAATATGAGCAACTATGTGAAAAATTACTTGGACGTATTCGCCGACCAATTATTCGCGCAATCCATGATGCCAATAAAACACTTACCGAAATTGATCGTGTCGTATTAGTTGGTGGTGCAACAAAAAGTCCAATGATTCGTAATTTTATTGGGAAATTATTAAAAATTTTTCCTTATACAAAACTTGCTCCTGATGAAACGGTCGCTTATGGTGTCGGTATCCAAGCATCAATGAAAAGTGATTTAATGTTAAAAGACGAGATGATTTTAACTGATGTTTGTGCGCATACTTTGGGTGTGGACAGCATGAGTAAAAATATTCACGGTGAATGGATTGATGGCATATTTTCCCCCATTATTGAGCGGAATACGTCCATTCCAGTCAGCAAGCAGAGAACGTACTATACCGTTATTGATAATCAAAAGGAGATCGTTTTTCCTATCTATCAAGGAGAAAACCCCAGATCGTCTGATAATTTAAAAATTGGCGAAATCAGTATGAAGCTGCCTCAAAAATCAGCTGGGTACCCTATTGATATCCGCTTTACTTACGATCAAAATGGCTTACTTGAAGTTATCGTCAAGGATGCAGCAGCAAATTCAGAAAAAAGATTAGTAATTGAAGAAAATCCAGGAAGTTTGACTAGTGAAGAAATAGATTCAGCATTAGAGAAATTAGCAGGACTAAAAATTCATCCTAAAAATCGTAGTGAAAATCAATTGATTATAGCTCGACTTGAGAGACTCTATATGGAATTTATTGGAGAGCGTCGCAATTATATTCAACATTTATTAATCCAATTCAAAGCTTTACTCGATGAACAAGATGAAAAGCTACTTGAAGAACAACTTGTTGAATATAACCAAATAATTATGACTTTGGAACAGGAGCTATTGCTATGA
- a CDS encoding S1C family serine protease: MANKNFKDVTPNKQKNTGLLKRFGVGLLSGVLGGMLVLGGAYALNQQDTNSSSNTTTSSSGSTKVSTIKYNVESDTTTAVNKVQKSVVSVLNLQKAQSSSNLFGSQSSSKSSSSSELQTSSEGSGVIYKKSGDKAYIVTNNHVIDGAESIEVLLNDGTKVTAKLVGKDTYSDLAVLQISSSKVETVATFGDSDALKVGEPAIAIGSPLGSTYANSVTQGIISAKNRNISNTSDDGQTININAIQTDAAINPGNSGGPLVNAAGQVIGINSVKIAESSSSSSVSVEGMGFAIPSNEVVSIINQLEANGKVSRPMLGVTMTDLANITSAQQQEILKIPSSVTSGVIIRSVQSASPAEKAGLKQYDVIVAIDDTTITSGTELQTALYKKKVGDSIKITYYRGTTKKTATVSLTLDQSSLKTSESN; encoded by the coding sequence ATGGCAAATAAAAATTTTAAAGATGTAACACCCAATAAACAAAAAAACACTGGGTTACTTAAACGCTTTGGGGTAGGTCTTCTCAGCGGAGTACTAGGGGGGATGCTAGTACTTGGTGGTGCCTATGCTTTAAATCAGCAAGATACAAACAGCTCTTCCAACACTACTACTTCTTCCAGTGGCTCTACCAAGGTAAGCACTATTAAATACAACGTAGAAAGTGACACCACCACTGCGGTTAATAAAGTCCAAAAATCAGTGGTATCTGTACTGAATCTTCAAAAAGCACAAAGCTCATCCAACTTGTTTGGTTCTCAATCTAGTAGCAAATCCTCTAGTAGCTCTGAACTTCAAACGAGTAGTGAAGGTAGTGGGGTCATTTACAAAAAAAGTGGCGACAAAGCTTATATCGTGACCAATAACCACGTGATTGATGGTGCTGAATCAATCGAAGTTCTTTTAAATGATGGGACAAAAGTTACTGCTAAGTTAGTCGGAAAAGATACTTATTCTGATTTAGCTGTCTTGCAAATCTCCTCATCAAAAGTTGAAACAGTAGCGACTTTTGGTGATTCTGATGCACTTAAAGTCGGAGAACCCGCCATCGCAATTGGCTCTCCTCTTGGTTCAACCTATGCCAACTCAGTAACGCAAGGGATTATTTCTGCTAAGAATAGAAATATCTCAAATACTTCTGATGATGGACAGACTATCAATATTAATGCCATCCAAACAGATGCTGCTATCAATCCAGGAAACTCAGGTGGTCCACTAGTCAATGCTGCTGGACAAGTCATTGGAATTAATTCTGTAAAAATTGCTGAATCTAGCAGTAGCTCTAGTGTTTCTGTCGAAGGTATGGGCTTTGCAATTCCAAGTAATGAAGTAGTTTCAATCATCAATCAGTTAGAAGCAAACGGAAAAGTCAGTCGACCAATGCTGGGAGTAACGATGACAGACTTAGCCAATATTACCAGTGCGCAACAGCAAGAAATTCTTAAAATTCCAAGTTCTGTCACTTCTGGTGTAATTATTCGCAGCGTTCAATCCGCCTCTCCTGCTGAAAAAGCTGGATTAAAACAATATGATGTGATTGTTGCAATCGATGATACCACCATTACAAGTGGGACAGAACTTCAAACAGCACTTTATAAGAAAAAAGTTGGAGACTCTATCAAGATTACGTATTACCGTGGTACGACTAAGAAAACGGCGACCGTTTCTCTTACTTTAGATCAATCCTCTTTGAAAACTTCTGAATCTAACTAA
- the rlmH gene encoding 23S rRNA (pseudouridine(1915)-N(3))-methyltransferase RlmH, whose protein sequence is MQIKIITVGKLKEKYLKQGIEEYAKRLTKYAKITMVEVPDEKAPENLSSAEMEQVKEKEGRRILAKVKEGEYVLALAIDGQQHSSESLAQTIETLGIQGNSQLTFIIGGSLGLSPEVMHRAQDTLSFGKMTYPHQLMKLILTEQIYRSFRIINGHAYHK, encoded by the coding sequence TTGCAAATAAAAATAATCACCGTCGGAAAGCTTAAAGAAAAATACTTGAAACAGGGGATTGAGGAGTATGCAAAACGTCTAACAAAATATGCCAAGATAACTATGGTGGAAGTTCCAGATGAAAAAGCTCCAGAAAACTTAAGTAGCGCAGAAATGGAACAAGTAAAAGAGAAAGAAGGGAGAAGAATTCTGGCAAAAGTCAAGGAAGGAGAGTATGTTCTGGCTCTTGCAATAGATGGCCAACAGCATAGTTCAGAATCTCTAGCTCAAACGATTGAAACTTTAGGGATACAAGGGAACAGTCAACTTACCTTCATCATCGGTGGCTCATTAGGGCTTTCACCAGAAGTTATGCACAGAGCACAGGATACCTTGTCATTTGGCAAGATGACGTATCCACATCAACTTATGAAATTGATTCTAACTGAACAAATTTATCGTAGTTTTCGAATTATTAATGGCCACGCGTACCATAAGTGA
- a CDS encoding MFS transporter translates to MKNKLFFATLISYLGIYITMPVLSAISTKAHMLPNQIGIMISLGAFAMLIFAPIWGKLSDKWGRKTVIVTGLLGMAIGFVFYTIFFKLAISSEKAVNFLIYGLMLVRFIMGMFMTTAPTAANAYMADISTVENRAKDMASLGAATGLAMVLGPIIGGLLSSSGNLFNPFYVTSIMLAVFGILLIFWLPKGNKSNSSENLSQKNTVKTNKKFFTVSLFGWLLVGCSIMFIVVGLQLLTSLYIKDVLVQTVAQSAKTASLLFVVQGVMLMLTQVVQINILNWHAKKMMLVGVPILVAGLLLLTAQSSFALIIVSYVLIGIGAGLGISSLSAGASLTVSQEHQGSVAGAVAMTQGIAGIVSPLFGTSLFQINIRLPFYVFALFCCFSYIVFIFLTKTKKEQHS, encoded by the coding sequence ATGAAAAATAAGTTGTTTTTTGCAACACTAATTTCTTATTTAGGAATCTATATCACAATGCCCGTTCTATCAGCAATATCAACAAAAGCACATATGTTGCCTAATCAAATTGGAATTATGATTTCATTGGGAGCTTTTGCAATGCTTATATTTGCACCAATTTGGGGGAAGTTAAGTGATAAATGGGGAAGAAAAACGGTTATTGTAACTGGGTTATTAGGAATGGCTATAGGCTTTGTATTTTATACAATATTCTTCAAACTTGCTATTTCATCAGAAAAAGCTGTTAATTTTTTGATATATGGATTAATGCTAGTGAGGTTTATCATGGGAATGTTTATGACGACAGCACCTACTGCTGCAAATGCATATATGGCTGATATTTCTACTGTAGAAAACAGAGCGAAAGATATGGCCTCACTGGGGGCGGCTACAGGATTGGCAATGGTCTTAGGCCCAATTATAGGAGGTCTTTTATCCTCTAGTGGCAATTTGTTTAATCCATTTTATGTGACAAGTATTATGTTAGCTGTTTTTGGAATTTTATTAATTTTTTGGTTACCTAAGGGAAATAAAAGTAATTCTTCTGAGAATTTGAGCCAAAAGAACACAGTTAAGACTAACAAAAAATTCTTTACAGTAAGTCTATTCGGATGGTTATTAGTAGGGTGTTCAATTATGTTTATTGTAGTTGGGTTACAACTTTTGACATCACTTTATATCAAAGACGTATTGGTTCAAACAGTAGCACAAAGTGCAAAAACAGCTTCTTTATTATTTGTAGTTCAAGGTGTTATGCTCATGTTGACTCAAGTTGTGCAAATTAATATATTAAATTGGCATGCTAAAAAAATGATGTTAGTAGGGGTCCCTATTTTAGTCGCAGGATTATTATTACTAACAGCTCAAAGTAGCTTTGCATTAATAATTGTTAGCTATGTCTTAATAGGTATCGGGGCTGGCCTTGGAATAAGTTCCTTATCAGCAGGTGCATCGCTTACGGTTTCACAAGAACATCAAGGATCCGTTGCAGGTGCGGTTGCCATGACACAAGGAATTGCGGGAATTGTTTCTCCGTTATTTGGTACTTCCTTATTCCAAATTAATATTAGATTGCCTTTTTATGTATTTGCCCTATTTTGTTGTTTTTCTTACATAGTTTTTATTTTCTTAACTAAGACCAAAAAAGAACAACATAGTTGA
- a CDS encoding YycH family regulatory protein, whose translation MKIMHRLIRVALLAMILLSIFLSSKIWSNSGNTVSTSENQIRTSMVQLKSAPEVFLPTKLIYHKENQFSYTNRESLISSLFKQTLKFNYKSLATSKQSDGELMNKIQKQEKSISFVFPAPVSLEYFLTINNISMKNKRLSADMSFDQMILSVTDKKIYYFNDQTNEMASVGISSSMNRLVNTIENKNNQYYVVSKDHEILPNAYYFDTEVQLKKYSYILSTQSYSLFTQAFFNQVNDLSSNDENDTKNTNITNSSGEILSIQSDSGEVSYLGKLQKNEKKEQNNIYGNTFQYVARIGSAFGNLRYFDQSSGSVTYRNYIEGFPLFSNYSRGRIMLTVVNNNLRIQANQETIQVPIPSDEKVVLKTTGETIQDLLDAGVPKMDIQDIQIGYTWEQSTQDEQLVNLTPNWYVKYKRNWESVSELIKQFQTNTATTTETTTKEAALNGFSQD comes from the coding sequence ATGAAAATAATGCATCGTCTTATTCGTGTAGCATTGCTTGCGATGATTCTACTCAGTATTTTCTTATCTTCAAAAATTTGGAGTAACTCTGGTAATACAGTTTCAACAAGTGAAAATCAAATTAGGACAAGCATGGTTCAGCTAAAAAGTGCGCCCGAAGTGTTCTTGCCGACTAAGTTGATTTATCATAAAGAGAATCAGTTTTCGTATACAAATCGTGAGAGTTTAATTTCAAGTTTGTTCAAGCAGACATTAAAATTTAATTACAAAAGTTTAGCTACCTCCAAGCAATCAGATGGAGAGTTGATGAACAAGATACAAAAGCAAGAAAAAAGTATTTCTTTTGTATTTCCTGCACCCGTTTCGTTAGAGTATTTTCTAACAATCAACAACATTTCTATGAAAAATAAACGTCTAAGTGCAGATATGAGTTTTGATCAGATGATCCTTTCAGTCACAGATAAAAAGATCTATTATTTCAATGACCAAACAAACGAAATGGCTTCGGTAGGAATTTCATCTTCTATGAATCGTTTGGTTAACACAATTGAAAATAAAAATAATCAGTACTATGTTGTGTCGAAAGATCATGAGATTTTACCCAATGCGTATTATTTTGATACAGAAGTTCAATTGAAAAAATATAGTTACATCTTATCTACACAGAGCTACAGCTTATTTACTCAAGCTTTTTTTAATCAAGTAAATGATTTAAGTTCAAATGATGAGAATGACACTAAAAATACAAACATTACCAATTCTAGCGGTGAAATTCTTTCCATTCAGTCTGATTCAGGAGAGGTTAGTTATCTAGGAAAACTACAAAAAAATGAAAAAAAAGAGCAAAATAACATCTACGGAAATACGTTCCAATATGTAGCCAGAATCGGGAGCGCTTTTGGAAATCTACGATACTTTGATCAGTCTTCTGGTTCAGTGACGTATCGGAATTATATTGAAGGCTTTCCTCTTTTTAGTAATTACAGTAGGGGGCGGATCATGCTTACAGTGGTCAACAATAATCTCAGAATCCAAGCAAATCAAGAGACGATTCAAGTGCCCATCCCCTCAGATGAAAAAGTAGTTTTAAAAACCACCGGGGAGACCATCCAGGATCTTTTGGATGCTGGGGTTCCTAAAATGGATATTCAAGACATTCAAATTGGCTACACTTGGGAGCAAAGCACACAAGATGAACAACTAGTGAATTTGACTCCCAATTGGTATGTTAAGTATAAAAGAAATTGGGAATCTGTAAGCGAATTGATCAAACAATTCCAAACGAATACAGCAACCACCACAGAGACTACGACAAAGGAGGCAGCATTAAATGGATTTTCGCAGGATTGA